A stretch of the Oncorhynchus mykiss isolate Arlee chromosome 23, USDA_OmykA_1.1, whole genome shotgun sequence genome encodes the following:
- the cuzd1.2 gene encoding deleted in malignant brain tumors 1 protein isoform X2 translates to MEIATTLLVLCSVIVSHGAQGQWETWTTAEPWRTVDPSGTSAPCGGYLTASKGQFNSPNYPSNYPNNAYCTWNIQTPPGSQIVQLEFPYVNLEGDFNCRYDSISVYDGYSTYNRLLGKLCGGQSSTFYSTGSSITVQFTSDSSSTYKGFQAEYRVVDGGSCRHNCGYQVGNCSCSYSCEYRGNCCQDYQQICYDTTTEPSTTDAGPTTGDYYSCEYNCGYSGMVCSCTSSCQNHGNCCHDYHDYCPGTTETPTAQPSCRYNCGYNLGSCSCSSSCQYYGNCCYDYNEICYGTTTDSITTAADPATATTGGWGSCRYSCGSYAGGCSCTSSCRYYGNCCHDYNDYCQSTTYETGTTSEASCRYNCGFNLGRCSCSSSCQYYGNCCYDYNTYCPTTPPESTVSGTHPTCGGNLHGSGSISSPYYPEYYHDNAYCVWHLSAPSGQRIFMSFTDLELENCCSCDYISVYDGSSVQSQMLGTICDFNNDTSLAAYHSTSNYMTVLFRSDQSVVSRGFRAMFSSSLASNQGRVDCSSDNMNIVIQRSYLLSMGYDGNNLYLNDQHCRPQVNSYQVVFSFPINTCGTQRKFEKGRVEYINAVRAYRSDSGEITRQSHFLLHVECRMEQDTMVQVMYKTNDEGNGTITGTGRFNSTMAFFTNSNFYSEITQTPYKITLNQNMYVQVRLRRSDSSLHLFLDTCVASPSPHDFQTRSYDLVRNGCRRDPTYYSYTSGTSSYARFTFQAFKFLRADESVYLQCKVTICQASDYNSRCRRGCRTRKARDLGSSQGSHTLILGPIQLKDLEKPDEKVAEKEEIQAKVEP, encoded by the exons ATGGAGATTGCTACCACTCTTCTTGTTCTTTGCTCTGTGATAGTCTCACATGGAGCTCAAG GTCAGTGGGAGACATGGACCACAGCAG AACCTTGGAGAACAGTTGACCCATCAG GCACCAGTGCCCCATGTGGTGGCTACCTGACTGCATCAAAGGGCCAATTCAACAGCCCCAACTACCCCAGCAACTACCCCAACAATGCCTACTGTACATGGAACATTCAGACCCCACCGGGCAGCCAAATCGTTCAGCTGGAATTCCCCTATGTCAA TCTTGAGggtgacttcaactgtaggtatgaTTCCATCTCCGTGTACGATGGCTATTCCACCTACAACCGACTCCTGGGAAAGCTGTGTGGAGGACAAAGCTCAACCTTTTACTCCACCGGAAGTTCAATTACTGTGCAATTCACAAGTGACAGCTCCTCAACGTACAAGGGGTTTCAAGCAGAGTATCGTGTCGTAG ATGGAGGTTCTTGTAGACACAACTGTGGCTATCAGGTTGGCAACTGCTCCTGCTCATATTCCTGTGAATACAGGGGCAACTGTTGCCAGGACTATCAAC AGATCTGCTATGACACAACCACAGAACCCAGCACCACAGATGCAGGACCAACAACCGGAG ATTATTATTCCTGTGAGTACAACTGTGGCTACAGTGGCATGGTCTGCTCCTGCACCTCATCATGTCAAAACCATGGCAACTGTTGTCATGACTATCATG ATTATTGCCCGGGTACAACAGAAACACCTACAG CTCAGCCTTCCTGTAGGTACAACTGTGGTTATAATCTTGGAAGCTGTTCCTGCTCCAGCTCCTGTCAATACTACGGCAACTGTTGCTATGACTACAATG AGATATGCTATGGCACAACCACAGACTCCATCACCACAGCTGCAGATCCAGCTACTGCAACAACCGGAG GTTGGGGTTCCTGTAGATACAGCTGTGGTTCTTATGCCGGTGGTTGCTCCTGCACCTCATCCTGTCGATACTATGGCAATTGCTGTCATGACTACAATG ATTATTGCCAGAGCACAACGTACGAAACTGGTACAACCTCAG AGGCTTCCTGTAGGTACAACTGTGGTTTCAATCTTGGAAGGTGTTCCTGCTCCAGCTCCTGTCAATACTATGGCAACTGTTGCTATGACTACAACA CGTActgccccaccaccccaccaGAATCAACAG TCTCAGGGACTCACCCCACCTGTGGAGGAAACCTGCATGGCTCTGGGTCCATCTCAAGTCCATACTATCCAGAATATTACCATGACAACGCCTACTGTGTCTGGCATCTATCGGCCCCCTCTGGCCAAAGGATCTTTATGTCATTTACTGACCTGGA GTTGGAGAACTGCTGCTCTTGTGATTACATCTCTGTGTACGATGGATCGTCTGTGCAATCTCAAATGCTAGGCACAATCTGTGACTTCAACAACGACACCTCTTTGGCTGCCTACCACTCCACCTCTAACTACATGACAGTTCTCTTTCGCTCTGACCAATCAGTGGTCAGCAGGGGCTTCAGGGCCATGTTCAGCAGCTCCCTCGCATCAAACCAAG GTCGAGTGGACTGCTCCTCAGACAACATGAACATAGTGATCCAGAGATCCTACCTGCTCTCAATGGGCTACGATGGTAACAATCTGTACCTGAACGACCAGCATTGTAGACCTCAGGTCAACAGCTACCAGGTGGTGTTCAGCTTCCCAATCAATACCTGTGGGACCCAGCGAAAG TTTGAGAAAGGGAGAGTGGAGTACATCAACGCCGTCCGTGCCTACCGGTCCGACTCAGGCGAGATTACGCGGCAGTCTCATTTTCTGCTGCACGTGGAGTGTCGCATGGAGCAGGACACCATGGTCCAGGTTATGTACAAGACCAACGATGAGGGTAACGGTACCATAACAGGCACAGGCAGATTCAACAGCACCATGGCCTTCTTTACAAACAGCAACTTCTACAGTGAGATAACCCAGACTCCATACAAGATTACCCTCAACCAGAACATGTACGTCCAAGTCCGCCTGAGGAGGTCAGACAGCAGTCTACATCTGTTCCTGGACACCTGTGTGGCCTCTCCCTCACCTCATGACTTTCAAACCAGATCATATGACCTGGTGCGCAACGG ATGTAGGAGGGACCCCACCTACTACTCCTACACCTCTGGTACCAGTAGCTACGCCCGCTTCACCTTCCAGGCTTTCAAGTTCCTGCGAGCTGATGAGTCAGTGTACCTGCAGTGTAAAGTCACCATCTGCCAAGCTTCTGACTACAACTCCCGCTGCCGCCGAGGCTGCCGCACCCGCAAGGCCAGGGACCTGGGATCCTCCCAGGGGAGCCACACCCTGATCCTGGGCCCCATCCAGCTCAAAG ATCTGGAGAAGCCAGATGAGAAAGTGGCTGAGAAGGAGGAGATCCAGGCTAAGGTGGAACCTTAA
- the cuzd1.2 gene encoding deleted in malignant brain tumors 1 protein isoform X1 produces MEIATTLLVLCSVIVSHGAQGQWETWTTAEPWRTVDPSGTSAPCGGYLTASKGQFNSPNYPSNYPNNAYCTWNIQTPPGSQIVQLEFPYVNLEGDFNCRYDSISVYDGYSTYNRLLGKLCGGQSSTFYSTGSSITVQFTSDSSSTYKGFQAEYRVVDGGSCRHNCGYQVGNCSCSYSCEYRGNCCQDYQQICYDTTTEPSTTDAGPTTGDYYSCEYNCGYSGMVCSCTSSCQNHGNCCHDYHDYCPGTTETPTAQPSCRYNCGYNLGSCSCSSSCQYYGNCCYDYNEICYGTTTDSITTAADPATATTGATGWGSCRYSCGSYAGGCSCTSSCRYYGNCCHDYNDYCQSTTYETGTTSEASCRYNCGFNLGRCSCSSSCQYYGNCCYDYNTYCPTTPPESTVSGTHPTCGGNLHGSGSISSPYYPEYYHDNAYCVWHLSAPSGQRIFMSFTDLELENCCSCDYISVYDGSSVQSQMLGTICDFNNDTSLAAYHSTSNYMTVLFRSDQSVVSRGFRAMFSSSLASNQGRVDCSSDNMNIVIQRSYLLSMGYDGNNLYLNDQHCRPQVNSYQVVFSFPINTCGTQRKFEKGRVEYINAVRAYRSDSGEITRQSHFLLHVECRMEQDTMVQVMYKTNDEGNGTITGTGRFNSTMAFFTNSNFYSEITQTPYKITLNQNMYVQVRLRRSDSSLHLFLDTCVASPSPHDFQTRSYDLVRNGCRRDPTYYSYTSGTSSYARFTFQAFKFLRADESVYLQCKVTICQASDYNSRCRRGCRTRKARDLGSSQGSHTLILGPIQLKDLEKPDEKVAEKEEIQAKVEP; encoded by the exons ATGGAGATTGCTACCACTCTTCTTGTTCTTTGCTCTGTGATAGTCTCACATGGAGCTCAAG GTCAGTGGGAGACATGGACCACAGCAG AACCTTGGAGAACAGTTGACCCATCAG GCACCAGTGCCCCATGTGGTGGCTACCTGACTGCATCAAAGGGCCAATTCAACAGCCCCAACTACCCCAGCAACTACCCCAACAATGCCTACTGTACATGGAACATTCAGACCCCACCGGGCAGCCAAATCGTTCAGCTGGAATTCCCCTATGTCAA TCTTGAGggtgacttcaactgtaggtatgaTTCCATCTCCGTGTACGATGGCTATTCCACCTACAACCGACTCCTGGGAAAGCTGTGTGGAGGACAAAGCTCAACCTTTTACTCCACCGGAAGTTCAATTACTGTGCAATTCACAAGTGACAGCTCCTCAACGTACAAGGGGTTTCAAGCAGAGTATCGTGTCGTAG ATGGAGGTTCTTGTAGACACAACTGTGGCTATCAGGTTGGCAACTGCTCCTGCTCATATTCCTGTGAATACAGGGGCAACTGTTGCCAGGACTATCAAC AGATCTGCTATGACACAACCACAGAACCCAGCACCACAGATGCAGGACCAACAACCGGAG ATTATTATTCCTGTGAGTACAACTGTGGCTACAGTGGCATGGTCTGCTCCTGCACCTCATCATGTCAAAACCATGGCAACTGTTGTCATGACTATCATG ATTATTGCCCGGGTACAACAGAAACACCTACAG CTCAGCCTTCCTGTAGGTACAACTGTGGTTATAATCTTGGAAGCTGTTCCTGCTCCAGCTCCTGTCAATACTACGGCAACTGTTGCTATGACTACAATG AGATATGCTATGGCACAACCACAGACTCCATCACCACAGCTGCAGATCCAGCTACTGCAACAACCGGAG CCACAG GTTGGGGTTCCTGTAGATACAGCTGTGGTTCTTATGCCGGTGGTTGCTCCTGCACCTCATCCTGTCGATACTATGGCAATTGCTGTCATGACTACAATG ATTATTGCCAGAGCACAACGTACGAAACTGGTACAACCTCAG AGGCTTCCTGTAGGTACAACTGTGGTTTCAATCTTGGAAGGTGTTCCTGCTCCAGCTCCTGTCAATACTATGGCAACTGTTGCTATGACTACAACA CGTActgccccaccaccccaccaGAATCAACAG TCTCAGGGACTCACCCCACCTGTGGAGGAAACCTGCATGGCTCTGGGTCCATCTCAAGTCCATACTATCCAGAATATTACCATGACAACGCCTACTGTGTCTGGCATCTATCGGCCCCCTCTGGCCAAAGGATCTTTATGTCATTTACTGACCTGGA GTTGGAGAACTGCTGCTCTTGTGATTACATCTCTGTGTACGATGGATCGTCTGTGCAATCTCAAATGCTAGGCACAATCTGTGACTTCAACAACGACACCTCTTTGGCTGCCTACCACTCCACCTCTAACTACATGACAGTTCTCTTTCGCTCTGACCAATCAGTGGTCAGCAGGGGCTTCAGGGCCATGTTCAGCAGCTCCCTCGCATCAAACCAAG GTCGAGTGGACTGCTCCTCAGACAACATGAACATAGTGATCCAGAGATCCTACCTGCTCTCAATGGGCTACGATGGTAACAATCTGTACCTGAACGACCAGCATTGTAGACCTCAGGTCAACAGCTACCAGGTGGTGTTCAGCTTCCCAATCAATACCTGTGGGACCCAGCGAAAG TTTGAGAAAGGGAGAGTGGAGTACATCAACGCCGTCCGTGCCTACCGGTCCGACTCAGGCGAGATTACGCGGCAGTCTCATTTTCTGCTGCACGTGGAGTGTCGCATGGAGCAGGACACCATGGTCCAGGTTATGTACAAGACCAACGATGAGGGTAACGGTACCATAACAGGCACAGGCAGATTCAACAGCACCATGGCCTTCTTTACAAACAGCAACTTCTACAGTGAGATAACCCAGACTCCATACAAGATTACCCTCAACCAGAACATGTACGTCCAAGTCCGCCTGAGGAGGTCAGACAGCAGTCTACATCTGTTCCTGGACACCTGTGTGGCCTCTCCCTCACCTCATGACTTTCAAACCAGATCATATGACCTGGTGCGCAACGG ATGTAGGAGGGACCCCACCTACTACTCCTACACCTCTGGTACCAGTAGCTACGCCCGCTTCACCTTCCAGGCTTTCAAGTTCCTGCGAGCTGATGAGTCAGTGTACCTGCAGTGTAAAGTCACCATCTGCCAAGCTTCTGACTACAACTCCCGCTGCCGCCGAGGCTGCCGCACCCGCAAGGCCAGGGACCTGGGATCCTCCCAGGGGAGCCACACCCTGATCCTGGGCCCCATCCAGCTCAAAG ATCTGGAGAAGCCAGATGAGAAAGTGGCTGAGAAGGAGGAGATCCAGGCTAAGGTGGAACCTTAA